In a single window of the Gossypium hirsutum isolate 1008001.06 chromosome D02, Gossypium_hirsutum_v2.1, whole genome shotgun sequence genome:
- the LOC107951333 gene encoding transcription factor bHLH162, whose translation MKKNSCGGQSNSKPDRKAIEKKRRNDMKILCSKLASLIPHHNFKPSKEIASQQDQLDLAAVYIKHLRERIEKLKRLKEEAMRSMEASSSMMERTASVGLTSPVLELRDLGSSIELVLITGLNKNFMLYEVISIFEQEGAEVVSASFSTVGGKIFHTLHAQAKLSRVGVETTRVCQRLQELIKSY comes from the exons ATGAAGAAGAACAGCTGCGGCGGTCAGTCGAACTCTAAACCTGATAGGAAAGCCATCGAGAAGAAGCGCAGAAATGACATGAAAATTTTGTGTTCTAAGCTTGCCTCTCTTATTCCTCACCACAACTTCAAACCCTCCAag GAAATTGCATCACAACAAGACCAGCTTGATCTTGCAGCTGTCTATATAAAACATTTGAGAGAAAGGATAGAGAAATTAAAGAGGCTGAAAGAAGAAGCAATGAGATCCATGGAAGCAAGCAGTAGCATGATGGAGAGGACAGCATCGGTTGGTTTAACTTCGCCTGTGCTTGAATTAAGAGATTTGGGGTCAAGCATTGAATTGGTTTTGATAACCGGATTGAATAAAAACTTCATGCTATATGAAGTTATTAGCATTTTTGAACAAGAAGGGGCTGAAGTTGTAAGTGCCAGCTTTTCCACTGTGGGTGGCAAGATTTTTCATACCCTTCATGCTCAG GCTAAACTTTCTAGAGTTGGTGTAGAGACTACAAGGGTGTGTCAGAGACTGCAAGAACTGATTAAGAGTTATTAA